The following are encoded in a window of Scophthalmus maximus strain ysfricsl-2021 chromosome 6, ASM2237912v1, whole genome shotgun sequence genomic DNA:
- the hmces gene encoding abasic site processing protein HMCES isoform X1 yields the protein MCGRTACTLAPDEVSRACSYRSRGGQRRQPRWRDGDADKYRPSYNKSPQSTSPVLLSQRHFDKDAPVDECVLASMRWGLVPAWFKEDDPRKMQYSTSNCRSENILEKKSYKSPLNKGQRCVILADGFYEWRREEKSKQPFFIYFPQTPSGSSQEKTEDQDDLATSAQSKETSERACSAEGGAFDSTEEGEAPCEWTGWRLLTMAGLFDCWTPPGGGEALYTYSVITVNASPNLQSIHDRMPAVLDGEEEVRRWLDFGEVKSPDALKLLQTKNSLTFHPVSSLVNNSRNNSAECLQPVDPGSKKEPKPTASSKRMMSWLTSSAPTKRKESDCCESEQQQQKGKSKTPLKSTGALQLWLQGANKKPKTN from the exons ATGTGCGGACGAACCGCTTGCACTCTGGCTCCCGACGAGGTGAGCCGAGCCTGCTCCTACAGGAGCCGAGGAGGGCAGCGGAGACAGCCGCGCTGGAGGGACGGAGACGCGGACAAATACCGACCCTCTTACAACAAGAGTCCCCAGTCCACGAGCCCCGTCCTGCTGTCCCAGAGGCACTTCGATAAG gatGCTCCcgtggatgagtgtgtgttggcctCGATGCGCTGGGGTCTTGTGCCTGCTTGGTTTAAGGAGGATGATCCGAGGAAGATGCAGTACAGCACCAGCAACTGTCGCAGCGAGAACATACTGGAGAAGAAATCGTACAAG TCCCCCCTGAATAAAGGACAGCGCTGCGTCATCCTGGCTGATGGTTTCTatgagtggaggagggaggagaaaagcaAGCAGCCTTTCTTCATCTACTTCCCTCAGACTCCCTCCGGATCCAGTCAGGAGAAAACAGAGGATCAGGATGACCTCGCGACCTCCGCTCAGAGCAAGGAGACTTCGGAGAGGGCATGTTCTGCAGAGGGGGGGGCCTTCGACTCGACAGAG GAAGGGGAAGCACCTTGTGAATGGACTGGTTGGAGGTTGCTGACCATGGCTGGACTATTTGACTGCTGGACACCTCCAGGTGGTGGGGAAGCCCTTTACACGTACAGCGTAATCACTGTGAATGCTTCCCCAAACCTGCAAAGCATCCATGACAG GATGCCAGCGGTCctggacggagaggaagaagtgaGAAGATGGCTCGACTTTGGGGAGGTAAAGTCTCCAGATGCCCTGAAACTGCTCCAGACTAAAAACAGTTTGACTTTTCATCCCGTGTCATCGCTTGTCAACAACTCGCGCAACAACTCTGCGGAGTGTCTTCAGCCGGTGGATCCGGGCAGTAAAAAG GAGCCCAAGCCCACAGCCAGCAGTAAGAGGATGATGAGCTGGCTGACAAGCAGTGCACCGACAAAAAGAAAGGAGTCTGACTGTTGTGAgagtgaacaacaacaacaaaaaggaaagtcaAAGACTCCGCTCAAGTCTACAGGAGCACTGCAGCTGTGGCTTCAGGGAGCcaataaaaaaccaaaaaccaactGA
- the LOC118309507 gene encoding ras-related protein rab7 isoform X1 translates to MTSRKKVLLKVIILGDSVVGKTSLMNQYVNKKFSNQYKATIGADFLTKEVMVDDRLVTMQIWDTAGQERFQSLGVAFYRGADCCVLVFDVTAPNTFKTLDSWRDEFLIQASPRDPENFPFMLLGNKIDLENRQVTTKRAQAWCQSKNNIPYFETSAKEAVNVEQAFQTIARNALKQETEVELYNEFPEPIKLDRNERAKPSAETCSC, encoded by the exons ATGACGTCTAGGAAGAAAGTACTACTCAAAGTCATCATCCTTGGAGACTCTGT agtTGGGAAGACCTCATTGATGAACCAGTATGTGAATAAGAAGTTCAGTAACCAGTACAAAGCCACAATAGGTGCTGATTTCCTCACAAAAGAAGTCATGGTTGATGACAGACTTGTCACAATGCAG ATTTGGGACACAGCCGGTCAGGAGAGGTTCCAGTCTTTAGGTGTTGCATTCTACCGTGGAGCAGACTGCTGCGTCCTGGTGTTTGATGTGACGGCACCCAATACCTTCAAGACCCTTGACAGCTGGAGGGACGAGTTCTTGATCCAGGCCAGCCCCCGAGACCCAGAGAACTTCCCCTTCATGTTGCTGGGCAACAAGATAGACTTGGAGAACAGACAG GTAACAACCAAGCGGGCACAGGCTTGGTGTCAGAGCAAGAACAACATCCCATATTTCGAAACCAGCGCCAAGGAGGCAGTCAATGTGGAGCAGGCCTTCCAGACTATTGCACGCAATGCTCTTAAACAG GAGACCGAGGTGGAGTTGTACAATGAGTTTCCTGAGCCAATCAAGCTGGACAGGAACGAGCGGGCCAAGCCGTCAGCAGagacctgcagctgctga
- the hmces gene encoding abasic site processing protein HMCES isoform X2: protein MCGRTACTLAPDEVSRACSYRSRGGQRRQPRWRDGDADKYRPSYNKSPQSTSPVLLSQRHFDKDAPVDECVLASMRWGLVPAWFKEDDPRKMQYSTSNCRSENILEKKSYKSPLNKGQRCVILADGFYEWRREEKSKQPFFIYFPQTPSGSSQEKTEDQDDLATSAQSKETSERACSAEGGAFDSTEEGEAPCEWTGWRLLTMAGLFDCWTPPGGGEALYTYSVITVNASPNLQSIHDRMPAVLDGEEEVRRWLDFGEVKSPDALKLLQTKNSLTFHPVSSLVNNSRNNSAECLQPVDPGSKKPTASSKRMMSWLTSSAPTKRKESDCCESEQQQQKGKSKTPLKSTGALQLWLQGANKKPKTN from the exons ATGTGCGGACGAACCGCTTGCACTCTGGCTCCCGACGAGGTGAGCCGAGCCTGCTCCTACAGGAGCCGAGGAGGGCAGCGGAGACAGCCGCGCTGGAGGGACGGAGACGCGGACAAATACCGACCCTCTTACAACAAGAGTCCCCAGTCCACGAGCCCCGTCCTGCTGTCCCAGAGGCACTTCGATAAG gatGCTCCcgtggatgagtgtgtgttggcctCGATGCGCTGGGGTCTTGTGCCTGCTTGGTTTAAGGAGGATGATCCGAGGAAGATGCAGTACAGCACCAGCAACTGTCGCAGCGAGAACATACTGGAGAAGAAATCGTACAAG TCCCCCCTGAATAAAGGACAGCGCTGCGTCATCCTGGCTGATGGTTTCTatgagtggaggagggaggagaaaagcaAGCAGCCTTTCTTCATCTACTTCCCTCAGACTCCCTCCGGATCCAGTCAGGAGAAAACAGAGGATCAGGATGACCTCGCGACCTCCGCTCAGAGCAAGGAGACTTCGGAGAGGGCATGTTCTGCAGAGGGGGGGGCCTTCGACTCGACAGAG GAAGGGGAAGCACCTTGTGAATGGACTGGTTGGAGGTTGCTGACCATGGCTGGACTATTTGACTGCTGGACACCTCCAGGTGGTGGGGAAGCCCTTTACACGTACAGCGTAATCACTGTGAATGCTTCCCCAAACCTGCAAAGCATCCATGACAG GATGCCAGCGGTCctggacggagaggaagaagtgaGAAGATGGCTCGACTTTGGGGAGGTAAAGTCTCCAGATGCCCTGAAACTGCTCCAGACTAAAAACAGTTTGACTTTTCATCCCGTGTCATCGCTTGTCAACAACTCGCGCAACAACTCTGCGGAGTGTCTTCAGCCGGTGGATCCGGGCAGTAAAAAG CCCACAGCCAGCAGTAAGAGGATGATGAGCTGGCTGACAAGCAGTGCACCGACAAAAAGAAAGGAGTCTGACTGTTGTGAgagtgaacaacaacaacaaaaaggaaagtcaAAGACTCCGCTCAAGTCTACAGGAGCACTGCAGCTGTGGCTTCAGGGAGCcaataaaaaaccaaaaaccaactGA
- the LOC118309507 gene encoding ras-related protein rab7 isoform X2 produces MNQYVNKKFSNQYKATIGADFLTKEVMVDDRLVTMQIWDTAGQERFQSLGVAFYRGADCCVLVFDVTAPNTFKTLDSWRDEFLIQASPRDPENFPFMLLGNKIDLENRQVTTKRAQAWCQSKNNIPYFETSAKEAVNVEQAFQTIARNALKQETEVELYNEFPEPIKLDRNERAKPSAETCSC; encoded by the exons ATGAACCAGTATGTGAATAAGAAGTTCAGTAACCAGTACAAAGCCACAATAGGTGCTGATTTCCTCACAAAAGAAGTCATGGTTGATGACAGACTTGTCACAATGCAG ATTTGGGACACAGCCGGTCAGGAGAGGTTCCAGTCTTTAGGTGTTGCATTCTACCGTGGAGCAGACTGCTGCGTCCTGGTGTTTGATGTGACGGCACCCAATACCTTCAAGACCCTTGACAGCTGGAGGGACGAGTTCTTGATCCAGGCCAGCCCCCGAGACCCAGAGAACTTCCCCTTCATGTTGCTGGGCAACAAGATAGACTTGGAGAACAGACAG GTAACAACCAAGCGGGCACAGGCTTGGTGTCAGAGCAAGAACAACATCCCATATTTCGAAACCAGCGCCAAGGAGGCAGTCAATGTGGAGCAGGCCTTCCAGACTATTGCACGCAATGCTCTTAAACAG GAGACCGAGGTGGAGTTGTACAATGAGTTTCCTGAGCCAATCAAGCTGGACAGGAACGAGCGGGCCAAGCCGTCAGCAGagacctgcagctgctga
- the rpn1 gene encoding dolichyl-diphosphooligosaccharide--protein glycosyltransferase subunit 1, whose amino-acid sequence MAPKATILAACLLLVAALGSGVSGDGLVNEDVKRTVDLSSHLAKTTAEIVLSNQGNSGVQSFVLAVEADLAPHLAYIGATVKGNEEEDGTLALTSIQQTSIQGQSGEFYKVQLPSSLAAGAQLKVKVEMMFSHVLKPFPTHITQAERQLVVFQGNHYLFSPYPTRSQTTRVRLASKTAESYTKLGNPAKSDEVLEYGPFRDVAPFSEDTMKIHYENNSPFLTISSITRIIEVSHWGNIAVEETIDLRHTGANLKGPFSRYDYQRQSDSGISSVKSFKTILPASAQDVYYRDEIGNISTSHLQVLDDSVEVEVRPRFPLFGGWKTHYIIGYNLPSYEYLYTLGDQYALKMRLVDHVYDDQVIDSMTVKIILPEGARNIHVDTPYKIDRMPNQLHYTYLDTFGRPVLVATKNNLVEQHIQDVVVHYNFNKILMLQEPLLVVGAFYILFFTVIIYVRLDFAITKDPAAEVRMKVASITEQVLTLVNKRLGLYRHMDEVVNRYKQSRDTGALNSGRKTLEADHRALTNEISSLQARLKAEGSDLADKVGEVQKLDGQLKELVCRSSQEAERLVAGKVKKEAYIESEKTLISRRQELVGRIDSLLDAL is encoded by the exons ATGGCTCCGAAGGCGACTATTCTCGCCGCCTGCCTGCTCCTCGTGGCCGCTCTGGGCTCCGGGGTTTCGGGGGACGGTTTGGTGAACGAGGACGTGAAGAGGACCGTTGACCTGAGCTCCCATCTGGCCAAGACCACCGCGGAGATCGTGTTGTCCAACCAGGGTAACTCCGGCGTCCAGAGCTTCGTACTGGCGGTGGAGGCGGACCTGGCCCCGCACCTGGCGTACATCGGAGCCACG GTGAAGggtaatgaggaggaggatggcacACTGGCTCTGACTTCAATTCAGCAGACTTCAATTCAGGGCCAAAG CGGGGAGTTTTACAAAGTGCAGCTGCCCTCCAGTCTGGCAGCAGGTGCTCAGCTGAAAGTGAAGGTGGAGATGATGTTCAGCCACGTGCTGAAGCCCTTCCCCACACACATCACCCAGGCCGAGCGCCAGCTGGTGGTGTTTCAGGGAAACCACTACCTGTTCTCGCCGTACCCCACTCGCAGCCAGACCACGCGTGTCCGTCTGGCCTCCAAGACCGCGGAGAGCTACACCAAGCTGGGCAACCCCGCCAAGTCCGACGAGGTCCTAGAGTACGGACCCTTCCGCGACGTGGCTCCGTTCAGCGAG GACACCATGAAGATCCATTATGAAAACAATTCGCCCTTCCTCACCATCAGCAGCATCACTCGCATTATTGAGGTGTCTCACTGGGGCAACATTGCAGTGGAAGAGACAATCGACTTGAGGCACACAGGAGCAAACCTTAAGGGCCCCTTTTCACGTTACGATTACCAGCGTCAGTCAGACAGCGGCATCTCATCTGTCAAGTCCTTCAAG ACTATCCTTCCTGCCTCAGCTCAGGACGTTTACTACAGAGACGAGATCGGGAACATCTCCACCTCCCACCTTCAGGTTCTGGATGACTCTGTGGAGGTGGAAGTCAGGCCTCGCTTCCCCTTGTTTGGAGGCTGGAAGACTCACTACATCATCGGCTACAATCTGCCCAGCTACGAGTACCTCTACACCCTAG GTGACCAATATGCCCTGAAGATGAGACTAGTTGACCATGTGTATGATGACCAGGTCATCGACTCAATGACTGTGAAAATCATCCTGCCGGAGGGGGCCAG AAACATCCATGTggacacaccttacaaaatcgATCGCATGCCAAACCAGCTGCACTATACATATCTGGATACCTTTGGCCGACCAGTGCTGGTCGCCACCAAGAACAACCTGGTGGAGCAGCACATTCAGGACGTTGTG GTTCATTATAACTTCAACAAGATCCTGATGCTGCAGGAGCCTCTGTTGGTTGTGGGGGCCTTCTACATTCTCTTCTTCACTGTCATCATTTATGTCCGTCTTGACTTTGCCATCACAAAG GACCCTGCTGCTGAGGTCCGTATGAAGGTGGCCTCCATCACAGAGCAGGTGCTGACTCTGGTTAACAAACGTCTGGGTCTGTACAGACACATGGACGAGGTGGTGAACCGCTACAAGCAGTCCCGCGACACCGGGGCGCTCAACAGCGGCCGTAAGACGCTGGAGGCCGACCACCGCGCTCTTACCAATGAAATCAGCTCACTGCAGGCCCGCCTCAAAGCTGAGGGCTCCGATTTGGCTGATAAG GTTGGCGAGGTGCAGAAGCTGGACGGCCAGCTGAAAGAGCTGGTGTGTCGCTCCAGCCAGGAGGCGGAGCGGCTGGTGGCGGGTAAGGTCAAGAAGGAGGCTTACATCGAGAGCGAGAAGACTCTGATCAGCAGGAGACAGGAGCTCGTCGGCCGCATCGACAGTCTGCTGGACGCGCTCTAa